Proteins from one Telopea speciosissima isolate NSW1024214 ecotype Mountain lineage chromosome 1, Tspe_v1, whole genome shotgun sequence genomic window:
- the LOC122670019 gene encoding probable caffeine synthase 4, with the protein MGVKEFLRMSNGERDTSYAQNSFNRSVISTAKPILEKAIEDLVNEGLPSNVLTIADLGCAFGPNTFTVITTIKRKVEKMCNELGVKQPELQVFLNDLPGNDFNSTFKFFFKNYQQLEGERIGEDGKKCFIAGAPGSFYERLFPLNSLHLVHSCYSAHWLSRVPPGLTSEVGIPINRGKIYISNTSPSPVSKAYLEQFQEDFTSFIKLRSKELILNARMGLIEEEKLDSFNVPYYTASCEEIQEVIDKEGSFDTKQLVTFALDIGDKEETNMQVKGGKVAKNIRSVSEPLISHHFGHEIIEPLYEKFTRLVIDHMVKKLPIELVSIAITLQRKGWK; encoded by the exons ATGGGGGTGAAGGAATTCCTACGCATGAGTAATGGAGAACGAGATACAAGCTATGCTCAGAATTCTTTCAAT AGATCGGTGATATCAACTGCAAAACCTATCCTAGAGAAGGCCATTGAAGATCTCGTCAATGAGGGTCTTCCCTCTAATGTCTTAACCATTGCGGACTTGGGTTGCGCCTTCGGTCCTAATACGTTCACAGTGATCACTACGATCAAACGAAAAGTAGAGAAAATGTGCAACGAATTAGGTGTAAAGCAGCCAGAGCTTCAAGTTTTCTTAAATGATCTTCCTGGAAATGATTTCAACTCAACGTTCaaattcttttttaaaaattatcaaCAACTTGAAGGAGAAAGGATCGGCGAGGATGGTAAGAAGTGTTTCATTGCAGGTGCTCCTGGCTCCTTCTACGAGAGACTGTTCCCCTTAAATAGTTTACACCTTGTCCATTCTTGCTACAGTGCGCATTGGCTCTCTCGG GTTCCACCAGGGCTCACAAGTGAAGTCGGTATTCCAATAAACAGGGGGAAAATCTACATCTCCAATACTAGCCCCTCTCCTGTCAGCAAAGCTTACCTGGAACAATTTCAAGAGGATTTTACTTCGTTCATCAAGTTGAGATCAAAAGAGTTGATCCTCAATGCTCGTATG GGACTAATTGAGGAAgagaagttagattcttttaatgTGCCATATTACACGGCATCATGCGAGGAAATTCAAGAAGTAATAGACAAGGAGGGCTCCTTCGACACAAAACAGTTGGTAACATTTGCTCTAGATATTGGGGACAAGGAAGAGACAAACATGCAGGTTAAGGGAGGTAAGGTAGCTAAAAATATCAGATCAGTTTCAGAACCCCTGATTTCTCACCACTTTGGACATGAGATTATAGAACCATTGTATGAGAAATTTACTCGTTTGGTAATTGATCACATGGTCAAGAAGCTTCCTATTGAACTTGTGAGCATTGCCATCACACTTCAGAGAAAGGGCTGGAAGTAA
- the LOC122670106 gene encoding probable caffeine synthase 4, with amino-acid sequence MGVKEFLRMSNGERDTSYAQNSFNRSVISTAKPILEKAIEDLVSEGLPSNVLTIADLGCAFGPNTFTVITTIKRKVEKRCNELGVKQPELQVFLNDLPGNDFNSTFKFFFENYQQLEGERIGEDGKKCFIAGAPGSFYERLFPLNSLHLVHSCYSAHWLSRPPPVQSLLEQFQEDFTSFIMLRSKELIPNARMVLILHGRQGGDPSSATCDYWELLSEALIAMVSEGLIEEEKLDSFNVPYYTASCKEIQEVIDKEGSFDTKQLVTFALDIGDKEETNMQVKGDKVAKNIRSVSEPLISHHFGHEIIEPLYEKFTCLVIDDMVKKLPIELVSIAITLQRKG; translated from the exons ATGGGGGTGAAGGAATTCCTACGCATGAGTAACGGAGAACGAGATACAAGCTATGCTCAGAATTCTTTCAAT AGATCGGTGATATCAACTGCAAAACCTATCCTAGAGAAGGCCATTGAAGATCTCGTGAGCGAGGGCCTTCCCTCTAATGTCTTAACCATTGCGGACTTGGGTTGCGCCTTCGGTCCTAATACGTTCACAGTGATCACTACGATCAAACGAAAAGTAGAGAAAAGGTGCAacgaattaggtgtaaaacagcCAGAGCTTCAAGTTTTCTTAAATGATCTTCCTGGAAATGATTTCAACTCAACGTTCAagttcttttttgaaaattatcaACAACTTGAAGGAGAAAGGATCGGCGAAGATGGTAAGAAGTGTTTCATTGCAGGTGCTCCTGGCTCCTTCTACGAGAGACTATTCCCCTTGAATAGTTTACACCTTGTCCATTCTTGCTACAGTGCGCACTGGCTCTCTCGG CCCCCTCCCGTCCAAAGCTTACTGGAACAATTTCAAGAGGATTTTACTTCGTTCATCATGTTGAGATCAAAAGAGTTGATCCCCAACGCTCGTATGGTCTTGATACTTCATGGTAGACAAGGCGGCGACCCCTCCTCAGCTACCTGTGATTATTGGGAACTATTATCAGAGGCCCTCATAGCTATGGTTTCAGAG GGACTAATTGAGGAAgagaagttagattcttttaatgTGCCATATTACACGGCATCATGCAAGGAAATTCAAGAAGTAATAGACAAGGAAGGCTCCTTCGACACAAAACAATTGGTAACATTTGCTCTAGATATTGGGGACAAGGAAGAGACAAACATGCAAGTTAAGGGAGATAAGGTAGCTAAAAATATCAGATCAGTTTCAGAACCCCTGATTTCTCACCACTTTGGACATGAGATTATAGAACCATTGTATGAGAAATTTACTTGTTTGGTAATTGATGACATGGTCAAGAAGCTTCCTATTGAACTTGTGAGCATTGCCATCACACTTCAAAGAAAGGGCTAG
- the LOC122670352 gene encoding 7-methylxanthine methyltransferase ICS1-like has product MEAVKEFLCMTNGERDTSYAQNSFNRSVISTAKPILEKAIEDLVSEGLPCNVLTIADLGCAFGPNTFAVITTIKRKVEKRCNELGVKQPELQVFLNDLPGNDFNSTFKFFFENYRQLEGERIGEDGKKCFIAGAPGSFYERLFPLNSLHLVHSCHSAHWLSRVPPGLTSEVGIPINKGKIYISNTSPFPVSKAYLEQFQEDFTSFIKLRSKELIPNAHMVLILHGRQGGDPSSATCDYWELLSEALIAMVSEGLIEEEKLDSFNVPYYTASCEEIQEVIDKEGSFDTKQLVTFALDIGDKEETNMQVKGDKVAKNIRSVSEPLISHHFGHEIIEPLYEKFTCLVIDDMVKKLPIELVSIAITLQRKGWK; this is encoded by the exons ATGGAGGCGGTGAAGGAATTCCTATGCATGACCAATGGAGAACGAGATACAAGCTATGCTCAGAATTCTTTCAAT AGATCGGTGATATCAACTGCAAAACCTATCCTAGAGAAGGCCATTGAAGATCTCGTGAGCGAGGGCCTTCCCTGTAATGTCTTAACCATTGCGGACTTGGGTTGCGCCTTTGGTCCTAATACGTTCGCAGTGATCACTACGATCAAACGGAAAGTAGAGAAAAGGTGCAACGAATTAGGTGTGAAGCAGCCAGAGCTTCAAGTTTTCTTAAATGATCTTCCTGGAAATGATTTCAACTCAACGTTCAagttcttttttgaaaattatcgACAACTTGAAGGAGAAAGGATCGGCGAGGATGGTAAGAAGTGTTTCATTGCAGGTGCTCCTGGTTCCTTCTACGAGAGACTGTTCCCCTTAAATAGTTTACACCTTGTCCATTCTTGCCACAGTGCGCACTGGCTCTCTCGG GTTCCACCAGGGCTCACAAGTGAAGTAGGTATTCCAATAAACAAGGGGAAAATCTACATCTCCAATACTAGCCCCTTTCCCGTCAGCAAAGCTTACCTGGAACAATTTCAAGAGGATTTTACTTCGTTCATCAAGTTGAGATCAAAAGAGTTGATCCCCAACGCTCATATGGTCTTGATACTTCATGGTAGACAAGGCGGCGACCCCTCCTCAGCTACCTGTGATTATTGGGAACTATTATCAGAGGCCCTCATAGCTATGGTTTCAGAG GGACTAATTGAGGAAgagaagttagattcttttaatgTGCCATATTACACGGCATCATGCGAGGAAATTCAAGAAGTAATAGACAAGGAGGGTTCCTTCGACACAAAACAATTGGTAACATTTGCTCTAGATATTGGGGACAAGGAAGAGACAAACATGCAGGTTAAGGGAGATAAGGTAGCTAAAAATATCAGATCAGTTTCAGAACCCCTGATTTCTCACCACTTTGGACATGAGATTATAGAACCATTGTATGAGAAATTTACTTGTTTGGTAATTGATGACATGGTCAAGAAGCTTCCTATTGAACTTGTGAGCATTGCCATCACTCTTCAGAGAAAGGGCTGGAAGTAA